The following are encoded together in the Actinoplanes sp. N902-109 genome:
- the pdxY gene encoding pyridoxal kinase PdxY: MKVLSIQSAVAHGHVGNSAAVFPLQRIGVEVVPVPTVNFSNHTGYGAWRGPLLPPSDVAEILLGVEERGVFPQVDAVLSGYQGGVGIGDVIIDAVRRVKAANPAAVYACDPVMGNARSGCFVAPEIPELLRDRVVPVADIITPNQFELGYLTGTEPASIESTLAAADLARAMGPSTVLVTSVERPDRAEGTIEMMVVTPAGAWLVGTPHLPFKANGSGDVTAALFTAHLVGTGDPALALERTASSVFDLLELTYRSGERELQLIEAQEFYAAPRMQFSADQVR, translated from the coding sequence ATGAAGGTTCTGTCCATTCAGTCGGCGGTCGCGCACGGCCATGTCGGCAACTCCGCGGCCGTGTTCCCCCTGCAGCGCATCGGGGTCGAGGTCGTCCCGGTCCCGACCGTCAACTTCTCCAACCACACCGGGTACGGCGCGTGGCGCGGTCCGTTGCTCCCGCCCTCCGACGTGGCGGAGATCCTGCTGGGCGTCGAGGAACGCGGGGTGTTCCCGCAGGTGGACGCCGTGCTCTCCGGTTACCAGGGCGGGGTGGGCATCGGTGACGTGATCATCGACGCGGTGCGCCGGGTCAAGGCGGCGAACCCGGCGGCGGTCTACGCCTGCGACCCGGTGATGGGCAACGCCCGGTCCGGCTGCTTCGTCGCGCCCGAGATCCCCGAGCTGCTGCGCGACCGGGTGGTGCCGGTGGCCGACATCATCACGCCCAACCAGTTCGAGCTGGGCTACCTGACCGGCACCGAACCGGCGAGCATCGAGTCGACCCTGGCCGCAGCCGACCTGGCCCGGGCCATGGGACCGTCGACCGTGCTGGTCACCAGCGTGGAACGCCCCGACCGGGCGGAGGGCACCATCGAGATGATGGTCGTGACCCCGGCCGGCGCCTGGCTGGTCGGCACCCCGCACCTGCCGTTCAAGGCCAACGGCTCGGGCGATGTCACGGCGGCGCTGTTCACCGCCCACCTCGTGGGGACCGGCGACCCGGCGCTCGCCCTGGAACGCACCGCGTCCAGCGTGTTCGACCTGCTGGAGCTGACCTACCGATCGGGTGAGCGCGAACTCCAGCTGATCGAGGCGCAGGAGTTCTACGCCGCGCCGCGCATGCAGTTCAGCGCCGACCAGGTCCGCTGA